From a region of the Pogona vitticeps strain Pit_001003342236 chromosome 7, PviZW2.1, whole genome shotgun sequence genome:
- the MAP2K2 gene encoding dual specificity mitogen-activated protein kinase kinase 2, whose protein sequence is MPAKRKLVPPALNITPTIAEGPSPTGGEGDGPEAHLVDLQKKLEELELDEQQKKRLEAFLTQKAKVGELKDDDFERISELGAGNGGVVTKVQHKPSGLIMARKLIHLEIKPAIRNQIIRELQVLHECNSPYIVGFYGAFYSDGEISICMEHMDGGSLDQVLKEAKRIPEEILGKVSIAVLRGLAYLREKHQIMHRDVKPSNILVNSRGEIKLCDFGVSGQLIDSMANSFVGTRSYMSPERLQGTHYSVQSDIWSMGLSLVELSIGRYPIPPPDGKELEAIFGRPVVDGAGGEPHSISPRPRPPGRPVSGHGMDSRPAMAIFELLDYIVNEPPPKLPPGVFTQDFQEFVNKCLIKNPAERADLKMLMNHAFIKRSEIEEVDFAGWLCKTLRLNQPGTPTRTAV, encoded by the exons ATGCCGGCCAAAAGGAAGCTGGTCCCGCCGGCCTTGAACATCACCCCCACCATCGCCGAAGGGCCCAGTCCCACCGGCGGCGAGGGCGACGGCCCCGA agcGCATCTGGTGGACCTCCAGAAGAAGCTGGAAGAACTGGAGCTGGACGAGCAGCAGAAGAAGCGGCTGGAGGCTTTCCTCACCCAGAAGGCCAAAGTTGGGGAACTGAAGGACGACGATTTCGAGCGCATTTCAGAACTTGGCGCCGGCAATGGCGGGGTGGTCACCAAAGTCCAGCACAAACCCTCAGGGCTCATCATGGCACGGAAG CTGATTCACCTAGAGATCAAGCCCGCCATTCGGAACCAGATCATCCGTGAGCTGCAGGTCCTTCACGAGTGCAACTCCCCCTATATTGTGGGTTTCTATGGGGCCTTTTACAGCGACGGGGAAATCAGCATTTGTATGGAGCACATG GATGGAGGCTCCCTCGACCAGGTCTTGAAAGAAGCCAAGCGGATTCCTGAAGAAATCTTAGGGAAAGTCAGCATCGCG GTTTTGCGAGGCTTAGCTTACTTACGGGAGAAGCACCAGATTATGCACAGAG ATGTGAAACCTTCAAACATTTTGGTGAATTCCCGAGGAGAGATCAAACTCTGTGATTTCGGGGTCAGCGGCCAGCTCATTGACTCCATGGCAAATTCTTTTGTGGGCACCCGATCCTATATGTCG CCCGAGCGCCTGCAAGGCACTCACTACTCGGTCCAGTCCGACATCTGGAGCATGGGCCTCTCCCTGGTGGAGCTCTCCATCGGAAGGTACCCCATCCCCCCGCCTGATGGCAAGGAGCTGGAAGCGATCTTCGGCCGCCCGGTAGTGGACGGAGCAGGAGGAGAGCCTCACAGCATCTCACCACGGCCCAGGCCCCCAGGACGTCCAGTTAGTG GCCATGGCATGGACAGTCGGCCGGCGATGGCCATCTTCGAGCTGCTGGACTACATTGTGAACGAG cCGCCTCCAAAGCTGCCACCTGGAGTTTTCACGCAAGACTTCCAGGAATTTGTAAATAAATG CTTAATTAAAAACCCTGCTGAACGGGCAGATCTCAAGATGCTGATG AATCACGCCTTTATCAAACGCTCCGAGATAGAGGAGGTAGATTTTGCTGGCTGGCTCTGCAAGACGCTGCGGTTGAACCAGCCCGGCACGCCCACCCGCACGGCCGTGTGA
- the CREB3L3 gene encoding cyclic AMP-responsive element-binding protein 3-like protein 3 — MISSASLDGMELLDLLFDRQDGILRNVELGPSGSTWMGQDESHLISGQENEQFINSILGLPEAASDSPTWSPAGSDSGISDDQLDSPPHYVPSNSPQAYSEGSSQSELAYLPQTPQPLKPPAGEQRDTEISIDFNMWDPGFYPGGRQELATSVPNSPSCSLTIKDLLLSSSCDVGTNSLLRQSAGTCQDLVLTEDEKKLLAKEGVMLPSQLPLTKYEERMLKKIRRKIRNKQSAQESRKKKKEYVDGLERRMSACTAQNQELQRKVVHLEKQNLSLLQQLKKLQALVMQSGTKTAQTSACVAVLLLSFALIVFPSISPFARKKAKMEDAFVPVRVFSRSLHDDASSRVAFSMAEELWSEYAQETHVSSGQNEVPAKLVRNQPFSRIRKTDEAIVNNGTEASPEGPRAHLEGLEPGPSLATLAWTEEPGQAGKVALEPAEEL; from the exons ATGATCTCTTCAGCCAGCCTTGATGGCATGGAGCTGCTGGACCTCCTGTTTGATCGGCAGGATGGGATCCTTCGTAATGTAGAGCTCGGGCCCTCGGGGTCCACGTGGATGGGGCAGGATGAAAGT CATCTGATAAGTGGCCAAGAGAATGAACAGTTTATCAATTCTATCCTGGGGCTCCCGGAAGCTGCTTCTGACTCCCCGACCTGGTCTCCGGCCGGCAGCGACAGCGGGATCTCGGACGACCAGCTGGACAGTCCCCCCCACTATGTCCCCAGCAACAGCCCCCAGGCCTACTCTGAAGGGAGCTCTCAGAGCGAGCTGGCTtacctgcctcaaactccacagCCCCTGAAACCGCCAGCGGGGGAACAGAGAGACacagaaatctccatagacttcA ACATGTGGGACCCTGGATTTTACCCAGGGGGGAGACAAGAGCTGGCCACCTCTGTCCCAAACTCGCCTTCCTGCAGCCTGACCATCAAGGACCTGTTGCTGTCCAGCAGCTGTGATGTG GGAACTAACTCCCTGCTCAGGCAAAGCGCTGGGACATGTCAGGATCTGGTGCTGACGGAGGACGAGAAGAAACTGCTGGCCAAGGAAGGGGTGATGCTGCCCAGCCAGCTCCCGCTCACCAAG TACGAAGAAAGGATGCTCAAGAAAATCCGCCGGAAGATCCGCAACAAGCAGTCGGCCCAAGAGAGccggaaaaagaagaaggagtaCGTGGACGGGCTGGAACGACG GATGTCCGCGTGCACAGCTCAGAACCAGGAGCTGCAGAGAAAGGTCGTCCACTTGGAGAAGCAGAACCT GTCCCTGCTACAGCAGCTGAAGAAGCTCCAGGCTCTCGTGATGCAGTCTGGCACAAAAACCGCTCAGACAAGTGCCTGTGTTGCG GTGTTGCTCCTGTCCTTCGCCTTGATTGTTTTCCCATCCATCAGCCCTTTTGCCCGCAAAAAAGCCAAGATGGAAGACGCCTTCGTCCCCGTCAGAG TTTTTTCCAGGTCTCTTCACGACGACGCCTCCTCTAGGGTCGCCTTTTCCATGGCTGAAGAACTGTGGTCCGAATACGCTCAAGAAACCCAcgtcagcagtggccagaatgAAGTTCCAGCCAAGCTGGTCAGAAACCAGCCATTCTCGAGGATCCGCAAAACCGATGAGGCCATCGTGAACAATGGCACAGAGGCCTCCCCAGAGGGGCCCCGGGCTCACTTGGAGGGACTCGAACCCGGGCCCAGCTTGGCCACCCTGGCATGGACAGAGGAGCCCGGCCAGGCAGGCAAGGTGGCTTTGGAGCCGGCCGAGGAGCTGTGA
- the SIRT6 gene encoding NAD-dependent protein deacylase sirtuin-6 isoform X2: MIREAANIVFHTGAGISTASGIPDFRGPNGVWTMEERGLAPKFDTTFENARPSKTHMALLGLQRAGILQFLVSQNVDGLHVRSGFPRDKLAELHGNMFVEECMKCGKQYVRDTVVGTMGLKPTGRLCDASKRRGLRSCRGKLMDTILDWEDSLPDRDLSLASEASRKADLSVTLGTSLQIKPSGDLPLLTKKKGGKLVIVNLQPTKHDKHADLRIHGYVDDIMAKLMKHLGVEIPEWAKPVVVEKAEPLDLKPLAKPGTNFQLPSKEEPIPHCNGTGGSTDLGRSPKHGSSHSDTNSGIAKRLKRESPLT; this comes from the exons ATGATCCGAGAAGCGGCCAACATCGTGTTTCACACGGGGGCTGGCATCAGTACGGCGTCGGGGATCCCGGACTTCAG AGGCCCAAACGGTGTCTGGACCATGGAAGAACGGGGCTTGGCGCCCAAGTTTGACACCACTTTTGAGAATGCTCGGCCGTCCAAAACCCACATGGCCCTTCTGGGGCTGCAGAGAGCAGGCATCCTGCAGTTCCTGGTCAGTCAGAACGTGGACGGTCTCCATGTGCGATCCGGCTTCCCCAG AGACAAGCTGGCGGAGTTGCACGGGAACATGTTTGTGGAGGAATGCATGAAATGTGGCAA GCAGTATGTGAGGGACACTGTCGTAGGCACAATGGGGTTGAAGCCGACAGGGCGGCTGTGTGACGCTTCCAAACGCCGAGGGCTGCGCTCCTGCAG GGGAAAGCTCATGGACACCATCTTAGACTGGGAAGATTCTCTGCCAGATCGGGATCTCAGCCTGGCAAGTGAAGCCAGCAG gaAAGCAGACCTTTCTGTCACGTTGGGAACCTCCCTTCAGATCAAGCCCAGTGGAGATCTTCCTTTGCTGAcgaagaagaaagggggaaagcttGTGATAGTGAATTTGCAGCCCACGAAACAC GACAAGCACGCAGATCTGCGCATCCATGGTTATGTCGACGACATCATGGCAAAGCTCATGAAGCACCTTGGGGTGGAGATCCCTGAGTGGGCAAAGCCTGTGGTTGTGGAGAAGGCCGAGCCCCTCGACCTCAAGCCTTTGGCAAAACCCGGCACGAACTTTCAGCTCCCGAGCAAGGAGGAGCCCATCCCGCACTGTAACGGCACAGGGGGGAGCACAGATCTCGGGAGGTCTCCGAAGCATGGATCCAGCCATTCGGACACAAACTCCGGAATCGCCAAACGGCTAAAGCGGGAATCGCCACTGACCTGA
- the SIRT6 gene encoding NAD-dependent protein deacylase sirtuin-6 isoform X1, producing MSVNYAAGLSPYSDKGKCGLPEFLDPPEELEEKTRRLADMIREAANIVFHTGAGISTASGIPDFRGPNGVWTMEERGLAPKFDTTFENARPSKTHMALLGLQRAGILQFLVSQNVDGLHVRSGFPRDKLAELHGNMFVEECMKCGKQYVRDTVVGTMGLKPTGRLCDASKRRGLRSCRGKLMDTILDWEDSLPDRDLSLASEASRKADLSVTLGTSLQIKPSGDLPLLTKKKGGKLVIVNLQPTKHDKHADLRIHGYVDDIMAKLMKHLGVEIPEWAKPVVVEKAEPLDLKPLAKPGTNFQLPSKEEPIPHCNGTGGSTDLGRSPKHGSSHSDTNSGIAKRLKRESPLT from the exons ATGTCGGTGAATTATGCGGCCGGGCTGTCCCCTTACTCGGACAAAGGGAAATGCGGCCTTCCTGAG TTCTTGGACCCTCCTGAGGAGCTGGAGGAGAAAACCCGCCGGCTTGCGGACATGATCCGAGAAGCGGCCAACATCGTGTTTCACACGGGGGCTGGCATCAGTACGGCGTCGGGGATCCCGGACTTCAG AGGCCCAAACGGTGTCTGGACCATGGAAGAACGGGGCTTGGCGCCCAAGTTTGACACCACTTTTGAGAATGCTCGGCCGTCCAAAACCCACATGGCCCTTCTGGGGCTGCAGAGAGCAGGCATCCTGCAGTTCCTGGTCAGTCAGAACGTGGACGGTCTCCATGTGCGATCCGGCTTCCCCAG AGACAAGCTGGCGGAGTTGCACGGGAACATGTTTGTGGAGGAATGCATGAAATGTGGCAA GCAGTATGTGAGGGACACTGTCGTAGGCACAATGGGGTTGAAGCCGACAGGGCGGCTGTGTGACGCTTCCAAACGCCGAGGGCTGCGCTCCTGCAG GGGAAAGCTCATGGACACCATCTTAGACTGGGAAGATTCTCTGCCAGATCGGGATCTCAGCCTGGCAAGTGAAGCCAGCAG gaAAGCAGACCTTTCTGTCACGTTGGGAACCTCCCTTCAGATCAAGCCCAGTGGAGATCTTCCTTTGCTGAcgaagaagaaagggggaaagcttGTGATAGTGAATTTGCAGCCCACGAAACAC GACAAGCACGCAGATCTGCGCATCCATGGTTATGTCGACGACATCATGGCAAAGCTCATGAAGCACCTTGGGGTGGAGATCCCTGAGTGGGCAAAGCCTGTGGTTGTGGAGAAGGCCGAGCCCCTCGACCTCAAGCCTTTGGCAAAACCCGGCACGAACTTTCAGCTCCCGAGCAAGGAGGAGCCCATCCCGCACTGTAACGGCACAGGGGGGAGCACAGATCTCGGGAGGTCTCCGAAGCATGGATCCAGCCATTCGGACACAAACTCCGGAATCGCCAAACGGCTAAAGCGGGAATCGCCACTGACCTGA